The Paenibacillus sp. RUD330 genome has a segment encoding these proteins:
- a CDS encoding cation:proton antiporter: MEHIVLEIGLAIALVAMAGILSAWLKFSVIPFYILIGMAVGPHAFHWGHFDLRFIHSGELIDFFGRIGVLFLLLYLGLEFSVGRLLKSGKSIAVGGSIYIGINFTVGLLFGFLTGLPLAEVLIIAGITTISSSAIVAKVLVDLKRTANPETEMILGIIMFEDVFLAVYISIVSGLVLSSSSSVGGVILSALIALFFMLGVLFVGRKIVPLLNKWLDIRSNELFLLVVFAALFIIAGFAETIHVAEAIGALLVGLVLAETKHAHRIEKLILPFRDFFGALFFFGFGLTIDPTALGGAVWMALIAVVLTLAGNFAAGMLAGRSAGMPPYASAKIGLTIVARGEFSIIMANLAIAGGLSGIIQPFAALYVLILAILGPLFTKESKRVYAVLDPIFRFTSRAERRKQQRAQQPS; encoded by the coding sequence ATGGAGCATATCGTACTGGAAATCGGCTTGGCGATCGCTCTTGTCGCCATGGCGGGCATCCTTTCCGCCTGGCTTAAATTTTCGGTTATTCCTTTTTATATCCTCATCGGCATGGCCGTCGGGCCGCATGCCTTCCACTGGGGGCATTTCGATCTCCGCTTCATCCACAGCGGCGAGCTGATCGATTTCTTCGGCCGCATCGGCGTCCTGTTCCTGCTGCTGTACCTGGGACTCGAATTCTCGGTCGGAAGGCTGCTCAAATCCGGCAAGTCGATCGCCGTTGGCGGGAGCATCTACATCGGCATCAACTTCACCGTCGGCTTGCTGTTCGGCTTCCTCACCGGCCTTCCGCTTGCCGAGGTGCTGATCATCGCCGGAATCACGACCATTTCCTCGAGCGCCATCGTGGCCAAGGTTCTGGTCGATCTCAAGCGGACGGCCAACCCGGAGACGGAGATGATTCTCGGCATCATCATGTTCGAGGACGTCTTCCTCGCCGTCTATATCTCCATCGTCTCCGGGCTCGTGCTCAGCTCCTCCTCTTCGGTGGGAGGCGTAATCCTCTCGGCGCTCATCGCCCTGTTCTTCATGCTCGGCGTGCTGTTCGTCGGCCGCAAAATCGTGCCGCTGCTGAACAAATGGCTGGACATCCGCTCCAACGAGCTGTTCCTGCTCGTCGTCTTCGCGGCGCTGTTCATCATTGCCGGCTTCGCCGAAACGATCCATGTCGCGGAAGCGATCGGCGCCCTGCTCGTAGGGCTCGTGCTCGCGGAAACGAAGCATGCGCATCGGATCGAGAAGCTGATCCTGCCGTTCCGCGATTTCTTCGGCGCCCTGTTCTTCTTCGGCTTCGGCCTCACCATCGACCCGACCGCTCTTGGCGGAGCCGTCTGGATGGCTCTGATCGCCGTCGTCCTGACGCTCGCGGGCAACTTCGCCGCCGGCATGCTGGCCGGCCGCAGCGCCGGAATGCCGCCGTACGCATCGGCCAAGATCGGACTGACGATCGTGGCGCGCGGAGAGTTCTCGATCATCATGGCCAACCTGGCCATAGCCGGCGGCCTGTCGGGCATCATCCAGCCTTTCGCCGCGCTTTACGTCCTGATCCTGGCTATCCTGGGACCGCTGTTCACCAAGGAAAGCAAGCGCGTGTATGCGGTGCTGGATCCGATCTTCCGCTTCACGTCAAGAGCCGAGCGCCGCAAGCAGCAGCGCGCTCAGCAGCCGTCTTGA
- a CDS encoding SDR family oxidoreductase, protein MTETAKIALITGGSRGLGRNAAEALARAGVDVILTYNSREELAVQAAAGLESLGRKAAALRLDAGDVSSFPAFAEQLKDILASKWGRTHIDFLVNNAGFGLKASIADTTEEQFDSLVNVHFKGVFFLTQALLPLLADNGGIINVSSGLARFTFEGSAAYAAMKGAVEVLTRYMAKEFGKRGIRVNTLAPGAIMTDFGGGSLREDKAAQSLIGSVTALGRPGEADDIGGVVAALCSPALGWVNGQRIEASGGMML, encoded by the coding sequence ATGACGGAAACAGCGAAGATCGCCCTCATCACGGGAGGCAGCCGGGGACTCGGCAGGAACGCGGCCGAAGCGCTCGCCCGGGCCGGAGTGGACGTCATCCTGACGTATAACAGCCGGGAAGAGCTTGCGGTGCAGGCTGCCGCCGGACTGGAGAGTTTGGGACGCAAAGCGGCCGCGCTGAGGCTCGATGCCGGCGACGTGTCCTCGTTCCCGGCTTTCGCGGAGCAGCTGAAGGACATTCTCGCTTCCAAGTGGGGGCGGACGCACATCGACTTCCTGGTCAACAACGCCGGCTTCGGCTTGAAGGCATCCATTGCCGACACGACGGAGGAACAGTTCGACAGCCTCGTCAACGTCCACTTCAAGGGAGTCTTCTTCCTGACCCAGGCGCTGCTCCCCCTTCTCGCGGACAACGGGGGCATCATCAACGTCTCCTCGGGACTGGCCCGCTTCACCTTCGAAGGCAGCGCCGCCTATGCGGCGATGAAAGGCGCCGTCGAAGTGCTGACCCGCTACATGGCCAAGGAATTCGGCAAAAGGGGCATCCGGGTCAACACGCTCGCTCCCGGCGCGATCATGACGGACTTCGGAGGCGGCTCCCTGCGGGAGGACAAGGCGGCGCAGAGCCTCATCGGCTCCGTGACAGCGCTAGGCCGCCCGGGCGAAGCCGACGATATCGGCGGAGTCGTCGCGGCACTATGCTCCCCGGCGTTGGGCTGGGTGAACGGGCAGCGGATTGAAGCCTCCGGCGGCATGATGCTCTGA
- a CDS encoding general stress protein — protein MTTPIVGIFNSEKDTIAVMEELKASGYRNEEISVLRRGKEQVQAATAVETGTNGPEGAAAGAAAGIVLGGTAGILATVGLLFIPGIGPLLAAGPIATVLAGAAVGGGAGSLVGGLVGLGIPELEAQSYSTFIENDRLLVIVAAPAAGRSRVESIFQVYGSLAPSSAVSGTAAAASTAGFRSIPMRDEALQGTADDLRVYISSKSSDSTLDGPVPVQEVILPPLPSGE, from the coding sequence ATGACAACGCCAATCGTAGGGATTTTCAACTCCGAGAAGGACACGATCGCCGTGATGGAAGAGCTCAAAGCATCGGGGTACCGCAACGAGGAGATCTCGGTGCTGCGGCGGGGCAAAGAGCAGGTGCAGGCGGCGACAGCGGTCGAAACGGGTACGAACGGTCCGGAAGGAGCGGCCGCAGGCGCGGCTGCCGGCATCGTTCTGGGAGGCACGGCCGGCATCCTCGCTACGGTCGGACTGCTCTTCATCCCCGGAATAGGCCCGCTGCTGGCGGCCGGCCCGATCGCCACCGTGCTGGCGGGAGCGGCTGTAGGCGGAGGAGCCGGCTCGCTCGTGGGCGGACTCGTCGGACTCGGCATTCCGGAGCTCGAAGCGCAGAGCTACAGCACATTCATTGAAAATGACCGCCTGCTCGTCATTGTCGCCGCTCCCGCAGCCGGCCGCTCGCGGGTGGAAAGCATCTTCCAGGTGTACGGCTCGCTCGCTCCGTCCTCCGCCGTCTCCGGCACGGCTGCGGCCGCCTCTACGGCCGGCTTCCGCTCCATTCCGATGCGCGACGAGGCGCTGCAAGGAACGGCCGACGACCTGAGGGTGTACATCAGTTCCAAGTCCTCCGACTCCACGCTGGACGGTCCGGTCCCTGTCCAGGAAGTCATCCTGCCTCCCCTTCCATCGGGAGAATAA
- a CDS encoding ornithine--oxo-acid transaminase — translation MSQAGNHSVTDSVIRRTEAYGARNYHPLPIVISRAEGVWVEDPEGGRYMDMLSAYSALNQGHRHPAIVQALKDQADRVTLTSRAFHHDKLGEFYERLASYTGKGMILPMNTGAEAVETAVKAARRWACDVKGVPDGLAEIIVCEGNFHGRTVTATSFSSSEEYRRGFGPFTPGFRIIPYGDLPALEAALTDHTAAFLVEPIQGEAGIVIPPDGYLRDAAELCRSSSVLFIADEIQTGFGRTGRRFACDWEGVEPDAYLLGKALGGGVFPVSAVAAEPALLGVFEPGSHGSTFGGNPLAAAVGIAALEVTQGERLAERSDELGAYAAGRLRGKGSPLVREVRGRGLFIGIELVTEARPYCERLMEMGLLCKETHENTIRLAPPLTITRAELDWALERLELALTP, via the coding sequence ATGAGCCAAGCCGGCAACCATTCCGTCACCGATTCGGTCATCCGCCGGACGGAAGCCTACGGGGCGCGCAACTACCATCCTCTGCCCATCGTCATCAGCCGGGCGGAAGGCGTCTGGGTCGAGGATCCGGAGGGCGGCAGATATATGGATATGCTGAGCGCCTATTCGGCTCTCAACCAGGGGCATCGGCATCCCGCCATCGTCCAGGCGCTCAAGGATCAGGCCGACCGGGTGACGCTGACTTCGAGGGCATTCCATCACGACAAGCTCGGAGAGTTCTATGAGAGGCTGGCTTCTTATACCGGCAAAGGCATGATTCTGCCTATGAATACGGGAGCAGAGGCTGTGGAGACCGCTGTCAAGGCTGCTAGGCGCTGGGCCTGCGACGTCAAGGGCGTGCCTGACGGGCTTGCGGAAATCATCGTCTGCGAGGGCAATTTCCACGGGCGCACGGTCACGGCCACCTCCTTCTCCTCCAGCGAGGAATACAGGCGCGGCTTCGGGCCGTTCACGCCGGGCTTCCGGATCATCCCTTACGGCGACCTTCCCGCTCTCGAAGCCGCTCTAACGGACCATACGGCCGCATTCCTCGTGGAGCCGATCCAGGGAGAAGCGGGCATCGTCATCCCGCCGGACGGCTATCTCCGGGACGCCGCCGAGCTCTGCCGCTCCAGCAGCGTCCTCTTCATCGCCGATGAGATCCAGACCGGCTTCGGGCGCACGGGCCGGCGCTTCGCCTGCGATTGGGAAGGCGTGGAGCCGGATGCCTATCTGCTCGGCAAAGCCCTCGGAGGAGGCGTCTTCCCCGTCTCGGCTGTCGCGGCGGAGCCCGCCCTGCTCGGCGTGTTCGAGCCGGGCTCGCATGGCTCGACCTTCGGCGGCAACCCGCTGGCGGCCGCGGTCGGAATCGCAGCGCTTGAGGTGACCCAAGGGGAGCGGCTGGCGGAGCGCTCCGACGAGCTGGGAGCCTACGCTGCCGGCCGGCTGCGCGGAAAGGGCAGTCCGCTGGTGCGGGAAGTGAGGGGCAGGGGCCTGTTCATCGGCATCGAGCTGGTCACGGAAGCCAGGCCGTATTGCGAGCGGCTGATGGAGATGGGCTTGCTCTGCAAGGAAACGCATGAGAACACGATCCGGCTGGCCCCGCCGCTGACGATAACCCGCGCAGAGCTGGATTGGGCGCTGGAGCGGCTGGAGCTGGCATTGACCCCCTGA
- a CDS encoding DUF948 domain-containing protein, which yields MRGKSAALASISFSCLVFYAVRTMKKLMVSLDETTVTLAEVRESALGVTQEATSLIHTLNRTVKDVNGRITTVDPLLESAHDAGEVLHQISNSVKEAFSSVKHAASRSRPLSTDRVRIKVGAQEGEF from the coding sequence ATGCGCGGCAAAAGCGCGGCCCTGGCCTCGATTTCCTTCTCCTGTCTGGTGTTCTACGCCGTGAGGACGATGAAAAAGCTCATGGTCTCCTTGGACGAGACGACCGTCACGCTGGCCGAAGTCCGGGAATCCGCCCTCGGCGTCACGCAGGAAGCCACCTCGCTGATCCATACGCTGAACCGGACCGTCAAGGACGTCAATGGCCGGATTACGACTGTCGATCCGCTGCTGGAGAGCGCCCACGACGCAGGAGAAGTTCTGCACCAGATCTCGAATTCTGTAAAGGAGGCTTTCAGTAGCGTCAAGCATGCCGCCAGCCGCAGCAGACCGCTCTCCACCGACCGGGTAAGGATCAAGGTCGGCGCGCAGGAAGGGGAGTTCTGA
- a CDS encoding GNAT family N-acetyltransferase yields the protein MKQLKHLDKLELAEAVKLADLVFRDPGQRSMGQSFPAIFDSALGLSLGVVEEGSVVSFLGFVPQQLAVGDAVLDACALGSVCTHPDYRGQGHASVLLGEAFHQAEAIGASLMLISGTRSLYRRNGCHAFGSMRRYRLEAGVQPQADARARPLRSSDWFRLHSLSDAKPAAYRRSVAELAGQLQSAAVASMYDFTHSTYVLEEDGELAAYAVIASGPIPAGSDMEPFVVEWGGDDSKALAAMRAAMEEMRLSSLLLFVGTHETPMQQLLQGSLYSTSHNQGTVKIIDLPLLWRQLRPYLDSRRSDGQAAPAVMEPVRSPSGEFALRLGDGEIPLSMREWTALLFDGPDAELDDGPDAFVRQCAAAAEGNAGPARSASRSGTDAGPPHAATRSGEVAEAETAVAVQTPAEPASGPRLPFTQEQVQMLRPYFPIPFPYTAGLSYI from the coding sequence ATGAAGCAACTGAAGCATCTGGACAAGCTGGAGCTCGCCGAGGCAGTGAAGCTCGCCGATCTCGTCTTCCGGGATCCCGGCCAGCGCTCGATGGGACAGTCGTTCCCCGCCATTTTCGACTCGGCTCTGGGCTTGTCCCTCGGCGTTGTCGAGGAAGGGAGCGTCGTTTCCTTCCTCGGCTTCGTGCCGCAGCAGCTCGCCGTCGGGGACGCCGTGCTCGACGCCTGCGCGCTCGGATCGGTATGCACCCACCCCGACTATCGCGGGCAAGGCCATGCCAGCGTGCTGCTCGGCGAAGCGTTCCATCAAGCCGAAGCCATCGGAGCCTCGCTCATGCTAATCTCCGGCACGCGCTCCCTATACCGCCGCAACGGCTGCCACGCCTTCGGCTCGATGCGCCGCTACAGGCTCGAAGCCGGCGTCCAGCCGCAAGCGGATGCGAGGGCGAGACCTCTGCGTTCCTCCGACTGGTTCCGTCTCCACTCGCTGTCGGACGCCAAGCCAGCCGCCTATCGGCGCAGCGTCGCTGAGCTGGCCGGCCAGCTTCAGAGCGCGGCAGTGGCGAGCATGTACGATTTCACGCACAGCACCTATGTCCTGGAGGAGGACGGAGAGCTGGCCGCGTACGCCGTCATCGCTTCCGGCCCTATCCCCGCCGGCTCGGACATGGAGCCGTTCGTCGTGGAATGGGGCGGGGACGATTCCAAGGCTCTGGCCGCGATGAGGGCCGCCATGGAGGAGATGCGGCTATCCTCCCTGCTGCTGTTCGTCGGCACCCATGAAACGCCGATGCAGCAGCTGCTGCAAGGCAGCCTGTATTCCACGAGCCACAACCAAGGGACGGTAAAAATCATCGACCTGCCGCTGCTGTGGCGGCAGCTGCGTCCCTATCTCGACAGCAGGCGGAGCGACGGGCAAGCCGCTCCCGCCGTGATGGAGCCTGTCCGCAGCCCCAGCGGCGAATTCGCGCTCCGGCTCGGAGACGGCGAGATACCGCTCTCCATGCGGGAGTGGACGGCGCTGCTGTTCGACGGGCCCGATGCCGAGCTGGACGACGGACCCGACGCGTTCGTCCGGCAATGTGCCGCCGCTGCGGAAGGAAATGCCGGGCCGGCGCGGTCCGCCAGCCGCTCCGGGACCGATGCCGGGCCGCCCCATGCCGCAACCCGCTCCGGGGAGGTTGCCGAAGCCGAGACGGCGGTCGCTGTCCAGACCCCGGCGGAGCCGGCGAGCGGTCCAAGGCTCCCTTTCACCCAAGAGCAGGTTCAGATGCTGAGGCCTTATTTCCCGATTCCGTTCCCCTACACGGCAGGCTTGAGCTATATCTAA
- a CDS encoding MerR family transcriptional regulator: MYTIHEVAEICDLSAHTLRFYDKEGLLPFVARNKSGNRIFTEQNLEMVKLICCLKNTGMPIKAIKSYMDMFMEGPGTMEPRKEMMIAHGKEVQRQIAELKKNLNIIKLKIAFYDSNKGGSPAGH; encoded by the coding sequence ATGTATACGATCCATGAAGTGGCCGAAATCTGCGACCTGTCCGCGCACACGCTCCGTTTCTACGACAAAGAGGGGCTGCTCCCGTTCGTGGCACGGAACAAGTCCGGGAACCGGATATTCACGGAACAGAATCTCGAAATGGTGAAGCTGATCTGCTGCTTGAAGAACACCGGCATGCCGATCAAGGCGATCAAATCGTACATGGACATGTTCATGGAAGGCCCGGGTACGATGGAGCCGAGAAAAGAAATGATGATCGCCCACGGCAAGGAAGTGCAGAGGCAGATCGCGGAGCTGAAAAAGAACCTGAACATCATCAAGCTCAAAATCGCCTTCTACGATTCCAACAAGGGCGGGTCTCCGGCCGGCCATTGA
- a CDS encoding cation:proton antiporter regulatory subunit yields MDIRETYLPGIGQKFVLTTIGGDKLVIVVHDDGRRECFRYTDDYDDSLPVFTLEDDEARMIASILGGMQYKPRAVESIEMALDDLIIEWYRVEPGYQCRNKSIGSLQVRQRSGASILAVVDRSGGKHINPGPELVLTEEALLIVAGERGQQKAFRDILKNGCE; encoded by the coding sequence ATGGATATCCGTGAAACCTATCTGCCCGGAATCGGGCAAAAATTCGTACTGACTACAATCGGCGGCGACAAGCTTGTCATCGTCGTGCATGACGACGGCCGGCGGGAATGCTTCCGCTACACGGACGATTACGATGACAGCCTCCCCGTCTTCACGCTCGAAGACGACGAAGCCCGCATGATCGCCTCCATTCTGGGCGGCATGCAGTACAAGCCGCGCGCGGTGGAAAGCATCGAGATGGCGCTGGACGACCTCATCATCGAGTGGTACCGGGTCGAGCCGGGGTACCAATGCCGCAACAAGTCCATCGGCAGCCTCCAGGTCAGGCAGCGCTCCGGCGCGAGCATTCTTGCCGTCGTCGACCGGTCGGGCGGCAAGCACATCAATCCGGGACCCGAGCTGGTCCTGACCGAGGAGGCGCTGCTCATCGTCGCAGGCGAGCGCGGACAGCAGAAGGCGTTCCGGGACATCCTGAAGAACGGATGTGAGTGA
- the aspA gene encoding aspartate ammonia-lyase: MRTMAFRLEHDFLGEKQVPESAYYGIQTLRAVENFPITGVPIHHELLTALAHVKKAAARANMDVHLLQPAVGQAIVKASEDIIDGKYADQFLVDSIQGGAGTSINMNMNEVLANRALEILGHPKGDYFHCNPNNHVNMSQSTNDAIPTALKIAAFGLTKSLLTALNALHAGFMDKKVQFDDVIKMGRTHLQDAVPIRMGQEFGAYAAVLARDIARIKRSADNILTVNMGATAVGTGLNAKPEYIESVIRHLQEQLGLPIQAAEDLVDATQNSDGYTELSAALKVCSVNLSKICNDIRLMASGPRVGLAELMLPPRQPGSSIMPGKVNPVMAEVVNQVAFQVMGNDHTICMACEAGQFELNVMGPVIAFNLLQSLKILRNGVDVFLKYAVEGMEANRERCETYVNNSFGIVTALNPHLGYEVAAQLVKEALRTGLSIRDLILERGLLTPEEITEILNPYQMTSPGISGERLLDDAR; this comes from the coding sequence ATGAGAACAATGGCATTCAGGCTCGAGCATGATTTTCTAGGGGAGAAACAGGTTCCCGAAAGCGCTTACTACGGAATCCAGACCTTACGGGCGGTCGAGAATTTCCCGATCACCGGCGTGCCGATCCATCATGAGCTGCTGACGGCTCTTGCCCACGTGAAGAAAGCGGCGGCCAGGGCCAATATGGACGTGCACCTGCTGCAGCCTGCCGTAGGCCAAGCTATCGTCAAGGCATCGGAAGATATCATCGACGGCAAATACGCGGACCAGTTCCTCGTCGACTCCATCCAGGGCGGCGCAGGCACTTCGATCAATATGAACATGAACGAGGTTCTCGCCAACCGGGCGCTGGAAATTCTCGGCCATCCGAAGGGCGATTACTTCCACTGCAATCCGAACAATCACGTCAATATGTCGCAATCGACCAACGACGCCATTCCGACCGCGCTCAAGATCGCGGCGTTCGGACTCACCAAGAGCCTGCTGACCGCTTTGAACGCGCTCCATGCGGGCTTCATGGACAAGAAGGTGCAGTTCGACGACGTCATCAAAATGGGCCGGACCCATCTGCAGGACGCGGTTCCGATCCGGATGGGGCAGGAATTCGGCGCGTACGCGGCCGTGCTGGCGCGCGACATCGCCCGCATCAAGCGGTCGGCCGACAATATCCTCACCGTCAACATGGGAGCGACCGCCGTCGGGACCGGCCTCAACGCGAAGCCGGAATACATCGAGTCGGTCATCCGCCATCTGCAGGAGCAGCTCGGCTTGCCGATCCAGGCGGCGGAGGATCTCGTGGACGCGACCCAGAACAGCGACGGCTATACGGAGCTGTCGGCCGCGCTGAAGGTATGCTCGGTCAATCTGTCCAAGATCTGCAACGACATCCGCCTGATGGCATCCGGTCCCCGCGTCGGCCTCGCCGAGCTCATGCTTCCGCCTCGCCAGCCGGGCTCGTCCATCATGCCGGGCAAGGTGAACCCGGTCATGGCCGAGGTCGTGAACCAGGTCGCCTTCCAGGTGATGGGCAACGACCATACGATCTGCATGGCATGCGAAGCCGGACAGTTCGAGCTGAACGTGATGGGTCCGGTCATCGCCTTCAACCTGCTGCAATCGCTCAAAATATTGCGCAACGGCGTCGACGTCTTCCTCAAGTACGCCGTCGAGGGCATGGAAGCGAACCGCGAGCGCTGCGAGACGTACGTCAACAATTCCTTCGGCATCGTGACCGCCCTCAACCCGCATCTGGGCTATGAGGTCGCTGCGCAGCTCGTCAAGGAGGCGCTCCGCACCGGCTTGTCCATCCGCGATCTGATTCTGGAGCGCGGACTGCTGACCCCGGAGGAGATCACCGAGATTCTGAATCCGTACCAGATGACCTCTCCCGGCATTTCCGGCGAGCGGCTGCTGGACGACGCCAGATAG
- a CDS encoding PucR family transcriptional regulator: MKTTDLHVRDVLQRPMFAHARLAAGQVGLGKRVGWVHVIEIVQVAPFISRDDLILTTGLWLKQAQQDRLDYLRQLIRQEAAGLILELGTSIEEVPAEVLELAEQHDFPVIVFDHPVRFSEITQDIHSLIINRQRSHRDLAEGFSRRLQQLTLQHSDIMPVLRLLHGDTGRQIVFYSLIEADRHYPQLPPVSGGASGLADFPFRRLEREGVLGDGKSELLLPLDSGGSLLLRPVSCYGQLLAAVGTPLPDNEPDGEAAAQLSPYLDAAASAIAALMLRTQFRREHDNRLQDQLIPELQEGRIASEDQARTMIGLAGRIPQDRICLSMPGQLELEERSPEDGGDRLEAALRDLAVLLRTLIRKYSLKGSVQARSGGLQFLLALEASPAAASDRLLSSSQSLLEDIRRFGEEQLDGLALRAAAGKPRTRLLDAPLGFREAAQALEVARSVTELGPVVFYSSLGAYQLLKAIPDPQLLERFVQDHLGAILRLEKESRLQLLETLDMYLKCFGSKHETAKRLYIHRQTLYNRMDKLTELIGEPFLEPHKRVGLEIALMAYKLQTGTALGRRLGP; the protein is encoded by the coding sequence GTGAAAACAACCGATCTGCATGTCCGGGACGTGCTCCAGCGTCCCATGTTCGCCCATGCCCGGCTCGCCGCCGGCCAGGTAGGCCTCGGCAAGCGCGTCGGCTGGGTGCATGTCATCGAAATCGTGCAGGTAGCCCCGTTCATCAGCCGGGACGACCTCATCCTGACGACCGGCCTATGGCTGAAGCAAGCCCAGCAGGACCGTCTCGACTATTTGCGGCAGCTGATCCGTCAGGAGGCCGCCGGGCTTATTCTCGAGCTCGGGACGAGCATCGAGGAGGTTCCCGCGGAGGTGCTCGAGCTGGCGGAGCAGCATGACTTTCCCGTCATCGTTTTCGACCATCCGGTGCGTTTCTCGGAGATTACCCAAGACATCCACTCTCTCATCATCAACCGTCAGCGCTCCCATCGGGACCTTGCGGAGGGCTTCTCCCGCCGCCTGCAGCAGCTGACGCTCCAGCACAGCGATATTATGCCCGTCCTTCGCCTGCTTCATGGGGATACGGGACGGCAAATCGTCTTTTATTCCCTTATTGAAGCGGACCGTCATTACCCGCAGCTGCCTCCTGTCTCCGGCGGAGCTTCCGGCCTTGCCGATTTCCCGTTCCGCCGGCTCGAACGCGAAGGCGTTCTCGGCGACGGCAAAAGCGAGCTCCTGCTGCCGCTGGACAGCGGAGGCAGCCTGCTGCTGCGGCCGGTGTCCTGTTACGGCCAGCTGCTCGCGGCGGTCGGAACGCCTCTGCCGGACAATGAGCCGGACGGGGAGGCTGCCGCGCAGCTCTCTCCCTACCTCGATGCGGCCGCCTCCGCTATCGCCGCCCTCATGCTCCGCACCCAATTCCGGAGGGAGCATGACAACCGGCTGCAGGACCAGCTGATCCCGGAGCTGCAGGAAGGGCGGATCGCAAGCGAGGATCAGGCCCGCACCATGATCGGGCTGGCCGGGCGCATTCCGCAGGACCGCATCTGCCTCAGCATGCCGGGGCAGCTGGAGCTTGAGGAAAGGTCCCCTGAGGATGGCGGAGACCGCCTCGAAGCCGCGCTGAGGGATTTGGCCGTGCTGCTGCGTACGCTGATCCGAAAGTACAGCCTCAAGGGAAGCGTGCAGGCGCGCAGCGGCGGCCTGCAGTTCCTGCTGGCGCTTGAGGCTTCGCCCGCCGCGGCCTCCGACCGGCTGCTGTCTTCCTCGCAGTCGCTGCTGGAGGACATCCGCCGCTTCGGCGAAGAGCAGCTCGACGGCCTTGCGCTGCGAGCCGCCGCCGGCAAGCCGCGGACCCGGCTGCTGGATGCGCCGCTAGGCTTTCGCGAAGCAGCCCAGGCGCTCGAGGTGGCGCGGAGCGTCACCGAGCTCGGACCGGTCGTCTTCTATTCCAGCCTGGGCGCTTACCAGCTGCTCAAAGCCATTCCCGATCCGCAGCTGCTGGAGCGGTTCGTCCAGGACCATCTCGGCGCGATCCTGCGCCTGGAGAAGGAGAGCCGCCTGCAGCTGCTGGAAACGCTCGACATGTATCTCAAATGCTTCGGCTCGAAGCATGAAACCGCCAAACGGCTGTACATCCACCGGCAGACGCTGTACAACCGGATGGATAAGCTGACCGAGCTGATCGGCGAGCCGTTCCTGGAGCCGCATAAGCGCGTCGGTCTGGAAATCGCGCTGATGGCCTACAAGCTTCAGACCGGCACCGCGCTCGGCAGGCGGCTGGGGCCGTAA
- the ald gene encoding alanine dehydrogenase has translation MKIGIPKEIKNNENRVALTPMGAAEFVRAGHTVLVERSAGAESGFEDFQYEAAGAVIVAEAADVWGKSDMVMKVKEPLSSEYGYFREGLVLFAYLHLAAEPLLAEALRKSGVTAIAYETIRVNGALPLLAPMSEVAGRMSVQVGAQMLERARGGKGILLAGVTGVKRGKVAVIGGGIAGTNAAQIAVGLGADVTVLDTNTNRLRELALIFGNQLQTLQSTSHNIAEAVREADLVISTVLIPGGKAPKLVTEEMVRSMQKGSVIVDVAIDQGGSVETIDRITTHDDPVFEKHGVLHYAVANIPGAVPYTSTLALTNATLPFALQIARSGAQDAIRASQPIREGVNTMGGHVTYEAVARDLGYAYQAPEELI, from the coding sequence ATGAAAATCGGAATTCCAAAGGAAATCAAAAACAACGAGAACCGCGTCGCGCTGACGCCGATGGGAGCGGCCGAATTCGTGCGCGCAGGCCATACGGTGCTGGTCGAGCGCTCCGCCGGAGCCGAGAGCGGATTCGAAGACTTCCAATACGAAGCCGCAGGCGCGGTCATCGTGGCGGAAGCGGCCGATGTATGGGGCAAAAGCGACATGGTCATGAAGGTCAAGGAGCCTCTATCCTCCGAATACGGCTACTTCCGGGAAGGCCTCGTCCTGTTCGCCTACCTCCACCTCGCAGCCGAGCCGCTTCTTGCCGAAGCGCTCCGCAAGTCCGGCGTCACCGCCATCGCCTACGAGACGATCCGCGTGAACGGCGCGCTGCCGCTGCTCGCTCCGATGAGCGAAGTGGCCGGACGCATGTCGGTGCAGGTCGGCGCGCAGATGCTGGAGCGCGCACGCGGCGGCAAAGGAATCCTGCTCGCCGGCGTAACCGGCGTCAAGCGCGGCAAGGTCGCCGTCATCGGCGGCGGCATCGCAGGCACGAATGCGGCGCAGATCGCCGTCGGCCTCGGCGCGGACGTGACCGTGCTCGACACCAATACGAACCGCCTGCGCGAGCTCGCGCTCATCTTCGGCAACCAGCTGCAGACGCTGCAGTCCACCTCGCATAACATCGCCGAAGCGGTCCGCGAAGCGGATCTCGTCATTTCGACGGTGCTGATTCCCGGAGGCAAGGCGCCGAAGCTCGTCACCGAGGAAATGGTCCGCTCGATGCAGAAGGGCTCCGTCATCGTCGACGTGGCCATCGATCAAGGCGGCAGCGTGGAGACGATCGACCGAATCACGACGCATGACGATCCGGTGTTCGAAAAGCACGGCGTCCTGCATTATGCGGTCGCCAACATTCCGGGTGCGGTGCCGTACACGTCGACGCTCGCGCTGACGAACGCGACGCTGCCGTTCGCGCTCCAGATCGCCCGGTCCGGAGCTCAGGACGCCATCCGCGCGTCCCAGCCGATCCGCGAAGGCGTCAACACGATGGGCGGCCATGTCACCTATGAGGCGGTCGCCCGCGATCTCGGCTATGCGTACCAAGCGCCCGAAGAGCTGATCTGA